The following are from one region of the Nicotiana tomentosiformis chromosome 7, ASM39032v3, whole genome shotgun sequence genome:
- the LOC104114087 gene encoding pentatricopeptide repeat-containing protein At3g09650, chloroplastic — protein sequence MTTLLPPTPSSSSPTSPSSPFPFSHKNLSFHFTCKATSSFQPQPTSNSSNPTSLITSKNSFLASPDNTLLTLLQQRKTDEAWLYYTKNLDQQQLPNPTCLSRLVSQLSYQNSTVSLRRAQSIIQRLRHERQLHRLDANSLGLLASAAAKGGHVLYASSIIKSMLKSGYLPHVKAWSSVISKLASLGDDSPMEAIKIFSAVTKRIRRFSDPAVVKLSKPDTAAYNAVLNACANLGDKNRFLELFDEMSEFDCEPDVLTYNVMIKLCARADRKDLLVFVLERILEKGIPLCMSTFQSLVAAYVGFGDLVTAEKVVQAMREGRRDLCKILREANEEKLCLSDTDVFEKLLPNSVSSRDNEPPELSRVFEPNSRMYTTLMKGYMNAGRVTDMVRMLEAMRHLGDIESHPDHVTYTTVITAFVKQGLMDRAREVLAEMARIGVPANRVTYNVLIKGYCQQLQIDKAEELIKEMVDTGIEPDVVSYNTIIDGCILVDDSAGALSYFNEMRARGIAPTKVSYTTLMKAFASSGQAKLANKVFDEMIKDPRVKVDLVAWNMLVDVYSRLGKVEEAKSVIERMKENGIYPNVATYGSLANGIALARKPGEALLLWNEIRQRCGMGTGEESNPSSGLPPLEPDEGLLDTLADICVRAAFFKKALEIVACMEQHGIPPNKTKFTRIYVEMHSRMFTSKHASQARQDRRKERKRAAEAFKFWLGLPNSYYGSEWRLDSVIDEEYASE from the coding sequence ATGACAACTCTACTACCCCCCACCCCCTCTTCCTCCTCCCCCACTTCACCATCTTCTCCATTTCCCTTCTCCCACAAAAATCTTTCTTTCCACTTCACTTGTAAAGCTACCAGCTCATTTCAACCACAACCAACTTCAAATTCCTCAAACCCCACTTCCTTAATCACTTCCAAGAACTCATTTTTAGCTTCTCCTGATAATACCCTTTTGACCCTTTTGCAACAAAGGAAAACTGATGAAGCTTGGTTGTACTACACCAAGAATCTTGATCAACAACAACTCCCTAACCCCACTTGCCTTAGCCGTTTAGTTTCTCAATTATCTTATCAAAATTCCACTGTCAGTCTCCGCCGTGCTCAGTCCATTATCCAACGCCTCCGCCACGAACGCCAGCTCCACCGTCTTGATGCTAATTCCCTTGGTCTTCTTGCCAGTGCTGCAGCTAAAGGTGGACATGTTCTTTATGCATCTTCTATTATTAAGTCTATGTTAAAATCAGGTTATCTTCCACATGTTAAAGCTTGGAGTTCTGTTATTAGTAAACTTGCTTCTTTAGGTGATGATAGTCCAATGGAAGCTATAAAGATTTTTAGTGCTGTTACTAAAAGGATTAGAAGGTTTTCTGATCCTGCTGTTGTTAAGCTGTCAAAACCGGATACAGCTGCTTATAATGCTGTGTTGAATGCTTGTGCTAATCTTGGTGATAAAAATAGGTTCTTGGAGTTATTTGATGAGATGAGTGAGTTTGATTGTGAGCCTGATGTTTTGACTTACAATGTGATGATTAAGCTTTGTGCAAGAGCTGATAGGAAGGATTTGCTTGTGTTTGTATTGGAAAGGATACTTGAGAAGGGAATTCCGTTGTGTATGTCGACGTTTCAGTCTCTAGTTGCTGCGTATGTTGGTTTTGGTGATTTGGTAACTGCTGAAAAAGTGGTTCAAGCAATGAGGGAAGGGAGGAGGGATCTTTGCAAGATTCTAAGAGAGGCCAATGAGGAAAAGCTGTGTTTGAGTGACACGGATGTGTTTGAAAAGTTGCTTCCGAATTCTGTTAGTTCAAGAGATAATGAGCCACCTGAGTTGTCTCGAGTATTTGAACCGAATTCTAGGATGTATACGACTTTAATGAAAGGTTATATGAACGCAGGCCGTGTTACGGATATGGTGAGGATGCTCGAGGCTATGAGGCATTTAGGCGATATTGAGAGCCACCCGGATCATGTCACTTACACAACGGTTATTACTGCGTTTGTGAAGCAAGGTTTAATGGATAGGGCACGCGAGGTGCTGGCCGAGATGGCCAGAATTGGTGTGCCTGCTAATAGAGTCACTTATAATGTTCTAATCAAGGGATATTGCCAGCAACTGCAGATTGACAAGGCAGAAGAGCTGATTAAGGAGATGGTTGATACTGGAATAGAGCCTGATGTGGTTTCCTATAACACAATTATTGATGGATGTATATTGGTAGATGACAGTGCAGGAGCTCTTTCTTACTTCAATGAGATGCGAGCGAGAGGTATTGCTCCGACCAAAGTAAGTTACACCACTTTGATGAAAGCTTTTGCCTCGTCTGGTCAGGCGAAGCTAGCTAACAAGGTATTTGACGAGATGATTAAAGACCCTCGAGTTAAGGTTGATTTGGTCGCTTGGAACATGTTGGTTGATGTATACTCTAGGCTTGGAAAGGTTGAGGAAGCAAAGAGTGTGATTGAGAGGATGAAAGAAAATGGAATTTACCCTAATGTGGCTACTTATGGTAGTCTTGCAAATGGAATTGCTTTGGCTAGGAAGCCGGGAGAAGCGCTTTTGCTTTGGAATGAGATAAGGCAGAGGTGCGGGATGGGAACAGGAGAGGAGTCTAATCCTTCTTCAGGTCTTCCACCATTGGAACCTGATGAAGGATTGTTGGATACTTTGGCAGATATATGTGTTAGGGCAGCTTTCTTCAAGAAAGCTTTGGAGATTGTTGCTTGCATGGAGCAACATGGGATACCACCAAATAAGACTAAGTTTACTAGGATCTACGTTGAGATGCACTCGAGGATGTTTACCAGCAAGCATGCATCGCAAGCTAGACAGGACAGGAGAAAGGAGCGAAAACGAGCAGCTGAGGCATTCAAGTTCTGGTTGGGATTGCCCAACTCTTATTATGGAAGTGAGTGGCGCCTTGATTCAGTAATTGACGAAGAATATGCATCTGAGTAA